A genomic segment from Mastomys coucha isolate ucsf_1 unplaced genomic scaffold, UCSF_Mcou_1 pScaffold7, whole genome shotgun sequence encodes:
- the Irf4 gene encoding interferon regulatory factor 4 isoform X1 translates to MNLETSSRGSEFGMSAVSCGNGKLRQWLIDQIDSGKYPGLVWENEEKSVFRIPWKHAGKQDYNREEDAALFKAWALFKGKFREGIDKPDPPTWKTRLRCALNKSNDFEELVERSQLDISDPYKVYRIVPEGAKKGAKQLTLEDTQMAMGHPYSMTAPYGSLPTQQVHNYMMPPHDRSWRDYAPDQSHPEIPYQCPVTFGPRGHHWQGPSCENGCQVTGTFYACAPPESQAPGIPIEPSIRSAEALALSDCRLHICLYYRDVLVKELTTSSPEGCRISHGHTYDVSNLDQVLFPYPDDNGQRKNIEKLLSHLERGLVLWMAPDGLYAKRLCQSRIYWDGPLALCSDRPNKLERDQTCKLFDTQQFLSELQVFAHHGRPAPRFQVTLCFGEEFPDPQRQRKLITAHVEPLLARQLYYFAQQNSGHFLRGYELPEHINTPDYHRSLRHSSIQE, encoded by the exons ATGAACTTGGAGACTAGCAGCCGGGGCTCAGAGTTCGGCATGAGCGCAGTGAGCTGCGGCAACGGGAAACTCCGACAGTGGTTGATCGACCAGATCGACAGCGGCAAGTACCCCGGGCTGGTGTGGGAGAACGAGGAGAAGAGCGTCTTCCGCATCCCGTGGAAACACGCGGGCAAGCAGGACTACAATCGTGAGGAGGACGCCGCCCTCTTCAAG gCTTGGGCACTATTTAAAGGCAAGTTCCGAGAAGGGATCGACAAGCCAGATCCTCCTACTTGGAAGACAAGATTACGATGTGCTCTGAACAAGAGCAATGACTTTGAGGAACTGGTAGAGAGGAGCCAGCTGGATATCTCTGACCCATACAAAGTGTACAGGATTGTTCCAGAGGGAGCCAAAAAAG GAGCAAAGCAGCTCACTCTGGAAGACACACAGATGGCCATGGGCCACCCCTACTCCATGACAGCACCTTATGGCTCTCTGCCAACCCAG CAGGTTCATAACTACATGATGCCACCCCATGACAGGAGCTGGAGGGATTATGCCCCTGACCAGTCACACCCAGAAATCCCATATCAATGTCCTGTGACGTTTGGCCCACGTGGCCACCACTGGCAAGGCCCATCTTGTGAAAATG GTTGCCAGGTGACAGGAACCTTTTATGCTTGTGCCCCACCTGAGTCCCAGGCTCCTGGAATCCCCATTGAGCCAAGCATAAGGTCTGCTGAAGCCTTGGCGCTCTCAG ACTGCCGGCTGCATATCTGCCTGTATTACCGGGATGTCCTCGTGAAGGAGCTGACCACGTCCAGCCCCGAAGGCTGCCGGATCTCCCATGGACATACCTATGATGTTAGCAACCTGGACCAGGTCCTGTTCCCCTACCCAGATGACAATGGCCAGAGGAAGAACATTGAGAAGTTGCTGAGCCACCTGGAGAGGGGACTGGTCCTCTGGATGGCTCCAGATGGGCTTTATGCCAAAAGACTCTGCCAGAGCAGGATCTACTGGGATGGGCCTCTGGCGTTGTGCAGTGATCGACCCAACAAACTAGAAAGAGACCAGACTTGCAAGCTCTTTGACACACAGCAGTTTCTATCAG AGCTGCAAGTGTTTGCTCACCACGGCCGGCCAGCACCGAGATTCCAGGTGACTCTGTGCTTTGGTGAGGAGTTTCCAGACCCTCAGAGACAGAGGAAGCTCATCACAGCTCAT GTGGAACCTCTGCTAGCCAGACAACTGTATTATTTTGCTCAACAAAACAGTGGACATTTCCT
- the Irf4 gene encoding interferon regulatory factor 4 isoform X2 produces MNLETSSRGSEFGMSAVSCGNGKLRQWLIDQIDSGKYPGLVWENEEKSVFRIPWKHAGKQDYNREEDAALFKAWALFKGKFREGIDKPDPPTWKTRLRCALNKSNDFEELVERSQLDISDPYKVYRIVPEGAKKGAKQLTLEDTQMAMGHPYSMTAPYGSLPTQVHNYMMPPHDRSWRDYAPDQSHPEIPYQCPVTFGPRGHHWQGPSCENGCQVTGTFYACAPPESQAPGIPIEPSIRSAEALALSDCRLHICLYYRDVLVKELTTSSPEGCRISHGHTYDVSNLDQVLFPYPDDNGQRKNIEKLLSHLERGLVLWMAPDGLYAKRLCQSRIYWDGPLALCSDRPNKLERDQTCKLFDTQQFLSELQVFAHHGRPAPRFQVTLCFGEEFPDPQRQRKLITAHVEPLLARQLYYFAQQNSGHFLRGYELPEHINTPDYHRSLRHSSIQE; encoded by the exons ATGAACTTGGAGACTAGCAGCCGGGGCTCAGAGTTCGGCATGAGCGCAGTGAGCTGCGGCAACGGGAAACTCCGACAGTGGTTGATCGACCAGATCGACAGCGGCAAGTACCCCGGGCTGGTGTGGGAGAACGAGGAGAAGAGCGTCTTCCGCATCCCGTGGAAACACGCGGGCAAGCAGGACTACAATCGTGAGGAGGACGCCGCCCTCTTCAAG gCTTGGGCACTATTTAAAGGCAAGTTCCGAGAAGGGATCGACAAGCCAGATCCTCCTACTTGGAAGACAAGATTACGATGTGCTCTGAACAAGAGCAATGACTTTGAGGAACTGGTAGAGAGGAGCCAGCTGGATATCTCTGACCCATACAAAGTGTACAGGATTGTTCCAGAGGGAGCCAAAAAAG GAGCAAAGCAGCTCACTCTGGAAGACACACAGATGGCCATGGGCCACCCCTACTCCATGACAGCACCTTATGGCTCTCTGCCAACCCAG GTTCATAACTACATGATGCCACCCCATGACAGGAGCTGGAGGGATTATGCCCCTGACCAGTCACACCCAGAAATCCCATATCAATGTCCTGTGACGTTTGGCCCACGTGGCCACCACTGGCAAGGCCCATCTTGTGAAAATG GTTGCCAGGTGACAGGAACCTTTTATGCTTGTGCCCCACCTGAGTCCCAGGCTCCTGGAATCCCCATTGAGCCAAGCATAAGGTCTGCTGAAGCCTTGGCGCTCTCAG ACTGCCGGCTGCATATCTGCCTGTATTACCGGGATGTCCTCGTGAAGGAGCTGACCACGTCCAGCCCCGAAGGCTGCCGGATCTCCCATGGACATACCTATGATGTTAGCAACCTGGACCAGGTCCTGTTCCCCTACCCAGATGACAATGGCCAGAGGAAGAACATTGAGAAGTTGCTGAGCCACCTGGAGAGGGGACTGGTCCTCTGGATGGCTCCAGATGGGCTTTATGCCAAAAGACTCTGCCAGAGCAGGATCTACTGGGATGGGCCTCTGGCGTTGTGCAGTGATCGACCCAACAAACTAGAAAGAGACCAGACTTGCAAGCTCTTTGACACACAGCAGTTTCTATCAG AGCTGCAAGTGTTTGCTCACCACGGCCGGCCAGCACCGAGATTCCAGGTGACTCTGTGCTTTGGTGAGGAGTTTCCAGACCCTCAGAGACAGAGGAAGCTCATCACAGCTCAT GTGGAACCTCTGCTAGCCAGACAACTGTATTATTTTGCTCAACAAAACAGTGGACATTTCCT
- the Irf4 gene encoding interferon regulatory factor 4 isoform X3, producing the protein MNLETSSRGSEFGMSAVSCGNGKLRQWLIDQIDSGKYPGLVWENEEKSVFRIPWKHAGKQDYNREEDAALFKAWALFKGKFREGIDKPDPPTWKTRLRCALNKSNDFEELVERSQLDISDPYKVYRIVPEGAKKGAKQLTLEDTQMAMGHPYSMTAPYGSLPTQQVHNYMMPPHDRSWRDYAPDQSHPEIPYQCPVTFGPRGHHWQGPSCENDCRLHICLYYRDVLVKELTTSSPEGCRISHGHTYDVSNLDQVLFPYPDDNGQRKNIEKLLSHLERGLVLWMAPDGLYAKRLCQSRIYWDGPLALCSDRPNKLERDQTCKLFDTQQFLSELQVFAHHGRPAPRFQVTLCFGEEFPDPQRQRKLITAHVEPLLARQLYYFAQQNSGHFLRGYELPEHINTPDYHRSLRHSSIQE; encoded by the exons ATGAACTTGGAGACTAGCAGCCGGGGCTCAGAGTTCGGCATGAGCGCAGTGAGCTGCGGCAACGGGAAACTCCGACAGTGGTTGATCGACCAGATCGACAGCGGCAAGTACCCCGGGCTGGTGTGGGAGAACGAGGAGAAGAGCGTCTTCCGCATCCCGTGGAAACACGCGGGCAAGCAGGACTACAATCGTGAGGAGGACGCCGCCCTCTTCAAG gCTTGGGCACTATTTAAAGGCAAGTTCCGAGAAGGGATCGACAAGCCAGATCCTCCTACTTGGAAGACAAGATTACGATGTGCTCTGAACAAGAGCAATGACTTTGAGGAACTGGTAGAGAGGAGCCAGCTGGATATCTCTGACCCATACAAAGTGTACAGGATTGTTCCAGAGGGAGCCAAAAAAG GAGCAAAGCAGCTCACTCTGGAAGACACACAGATGGCCATGGGCCACCCCTACTCCATGACAGCACCTTATGGCTCTCTGCCAACCCAG CAGGTTCATAACTACATGATGCCACCCCATGACAGGAGCTGGAGGGATTATGCCCCTGACCAGTCACACCCAGAAATCCCATATCAATGTCCTGTGACGTTTGGCCCACGTGGCCACCACTGGCAAGGCCCATCTTGTGAAAATG ACTGCCGGCTGCATATCTGCCTGTATTACCGGGATGTCCTCGTGAAGGAGCTGACCACGTCCAGCCCCGAAGGCTGCCGGATCTCCCATGGACATACCTATGATGTTAGCAACCTGGACCAGGTCCTGTTCCCCTACCCAGATGACAATGGCCAGAGGAAGAACATTGAGAAGTTGCTGAGCCACCTGGAGAGGGGACTGGTCCTCTGGATGGCTCCAGATGGGCTTTATGCCAAAAGACTCTGCCAGAGCAGGATCTACTGGGATGGGCCTCTGGCGTTGTGCAGTGATCGACCCAACAAACTAGAAAGAGACCAGACTTGCAAGCTCTTTGACACACAGCAGTTTCTATCAG AGCTGCAAGTGTTTGCTCACCACGGCCGGCCAGCACCGAGATTCCAGGTGACTCTGTGCTTTGGTGAGGAGTTTCCAGACCCTCAGAGACAGAGGAAGCTCATCACAGCTCAT GTGGAACCTCTGCTAGCCAGACAACTGTATTATTTTGCTCAACAAAACAGTGGACATTTCCT